One window of the Primulina eburnea isolate SZY01 chromosome 18, ASM2296580v1, whole genome shotgun sequence genome contains the following:
- the LOC140819125 gene encoding putative clathrin assembly protein At1g25240, with the protein MYLMHNVINCMAPCVKEIGRLPFDLSNFNDGHSSQAKTWYYNSFIRTYFAFLDQKSSLVFQHTEEKGYRMTMKQELVLLQKLQALFDLLMQIKPQSGAALNPLVLEAMDAIIIEVFDIYSRLCKGIAILLINIYSANKDETIMALKVVQKATLQGEELSLYFDFCQEIRVVNASESPLIDKIPQEGIQELEKIIKGFSEKSDVDKGIPRKEDEKAIVAVTENSKAGDNDMVCVRDGFRTIITDKWEKFEEDSVHKNPFASPLYNHSNVKVNQDLPDLITF; encoded by the coding sequence ATGTACCTTATGCACAATGTGATCAATTGCATGGCTCCATGTGTCAAAGAAATAGGGAGGTTGCCGTTTGATCTCTCAAATTTCAACGATGGACATTCTAGCCAGGCTAAAACATGGTATTACAATTCCTTTATACGCACTTATTTTGCGTTTCTTGATCAGAAATCGAGCCTTGTATTCCAGCACACAGAGGAAAAAGGATATCGTATGACGATGAAACAGGAGTTGGTTTTGTTGCAGAAGTTGCAGGCCTTGTTTGATTTATTAATGCAGATCAAGCCACAATCAGGAGCAGCCTTGAACCCTCTTGTTCTTGAGGCAATGGATGCAATAATCATCGAGGTTTTCGATATTTACAGCCGGCTTTGTAAAGGGATTGCCATTCTTCTGATTAAcatttattccgcaaacaaggATGAAACCATAATGGCTCTCAAAGTTGTGCAGAAGGCAACTCTTCAGGGAGAAGAACTCTCATTGTATTTCGACTTTTGCCAGGAAATCAGGGTAGTAAATGCATCGGAATCGCCCCTCATCGATAAAATCCCTCAGGAGGGAATTCAAGAACTTGAGAAAATAATAAAGGGGTTCTCGGAGAAAAGTGACGTGGATAAAGGGATTCCGAGAAAGGAAGACGAGAAAGCCATTGTTGCAGTTACAGAGAATTCAAAGGCTGGCGACAATGACATGGTTTGTGTGAGGGATGGATTTCGGACAATTATCACTGATAAATGGGAGAAGTTTGAAGAAGATTCGGTGCACAAAAATCCATTTGCAAGCCCTTTATACAATCACTCAAATGTTAAAGTTAATCAAGATTTGCCAGATTTGATCACCTTTTAA
- the LOC140819126 gene encoding uncharacterized protein, which yields MARRSEPKTLAKVTRDVRHTHIVPRVGRFEPPTLLGQFDAYTPLKVNKSRALELCDERKLIRRPRSSDRGPRNPRSERYCEFHKDYGHTTDECHHLNQEIERIIQRDPEMKAILASTGGGYRPPKRTREENDPERRRAPNQRENFQNANPNMRRAEPREQLPPRGVINMISGGPTDGDSNRARKASSRRLENMEISSTQTRSGPIISFGPEDMKGVADPHNDALVIRAMIANYEVARIFVDSGSSVNVLFKEAMDQMDLGEYTVEPISTALFGFTGHAIHPLGVVNLPLSLGSGDIRKTRVINFVIVDAPSSYNAIMGRPAMAAFMAIASALHQKIKFPVGEAIGEVRGDQKISRKCYVEEVRVEQKSAKT from the coding sequence ATGGCTAGGAGAAGTGAACCAAAGACCTTAGCCAAGGTTACACGAGATGTTCGACACACCCACATTGTACCAAGGGTCGGGCGTTTCGAACCACCTACGTTGCTTGGGCAGTTCGATGCTTACACACCTTTGAAAGTCAACAAATCTCGAGCATTGGAGCTGTGTGACGAGCGAAAACTCATTCGAAGACCTCGGAGTAGTGACAGAGGACCTCGTAATCCCAGGTCAGAAAGGTATTGTGAATTTCACAAAGATTATGGTCATACTACCGATGAATGTCATCACTTGAATCAAGAAATAGAACGGATCATCCAGAGAGATCCAGAAATGAAAGCAATTCTAGCCAGTACGGGTGGTGGATACCGACCCCCTAAGAGAACACGGGAGGAAAATGATCCTGAAAGGAGGAGGGCTCCAAATCAAAGGGAAAACTTTCAAAATGCTAACCCGAATATGCGGAGGGCAGAACCTCGTGAGCAATTACCCCCTCGCGGGGTAATTAACATGATATCGGGTGGGCCTACAGATGGAGACTCCAACCGGGCCAGGAAAGCTAGCAGCCGGAGATTGGAAAACATGGAGATTAGTAGCACTCAAACGCGCTCCGGACCGATAATTTCTTTTGGACCCGAGGACATGAAGGGAGTGGCCGACCCGCATAATGATGCTTTGGTTATCCGAGCTATGATCGCCAATTATGAGGTTGCTCGTATCTTTGTGGACTCCGGAAGTTCTGTCAATGTTCTGTTTAAAGAAGCGATGGATCAGATGGACTTGGGCGAATACACGGTAGAGCCTATCTCCACGGCTTTGTTTGGATTCACGGGCCATGCAATACACCCCCTTGGGGTCGTCAATCTCCCTCTCTCTCTGGGGAGTGGGGATATTAGAAAGACCCGGGTTATCAACTTTGTGATAGTTGATGCCCCCTCATCGTATAATGCTATTATGGGGAGACCAGCCATGGCCGCTTTCATGGCAATTGCCTCGGCTCTGCACCAGAAGATCAAGTTCCCTGTCGGAGAAGCTATAGGAGAGGTTAGGGGAGATCAGAAGATTTCTCGAAAATGTTACGTGGAAGAAGTAAGGGTTGAGCAAAAGTCGGCCAAAACTTAA